The DNA window ATCGACTCGGCCGTCGCGCCCACGGTTCCCGGCGCGTGCGCGAGAATTTCGAACGGCTCGCTGAGATCGAGCGCGCCGACGAGGAGTGCGAAGGCAACGAAGAGTACGAACCCGAGGGGCGGAACGACGGCGAGCGCGAGCCACGGGTTCGAGATGGTCGTCGCGAGCGCGACGATAGGGATCCCAGCGAGGACGGTCGTGATGGTCGCCCGAACGAGACGTGCGTCCTCGAGCGGATCGAATCCGACGACGCGGGCGCTCCAACAGTGGAACGCGAACATCGTTCCGTAGCCGATACTGGTCGCGACCGCCGCACCGACCATCCCGTACGTCGGAATGAGGGCGACGTTGAGGACGACGTTGATCAGGGCCGCACCACCGGTTGCCGCGACGGGGTATCGAAGGGTCCCATTCCCCTGAGAAATCGCGAGAACCGGGCGCGCGAGTGCGAATCCGAGCGATCCCGGCAACAACAATAGTAGCGGGGCGATAGCCGGAATCGCCTCGTCGCCGAAGTAAATCGGGACGGCGACGTCTGCCAGTGCAGCGAGACCGACGGCCATCACAGCCGTCAGCAAAAACGTGTACCGAGTCGTTCGAGCGGCCAGTTCCGAAATCTTCTGGCGACGATTCTGCGACCAAAGCTCCGACGTCGAGTGGACGAATACGGTCTGAATCGCGAGCGGAACGAACCAGAGGAATTCGGCGAGCGTCAGTGCCGCCCGGTAGTTTCCGACGTCGTCGCTCGAGGTAAACTGCTGGAGCATGACGATGTCGATGTGGTAGAGCGACATCAACAAGAACACGAGCGCGATGCTCATCGTGTTGAACGTGAGCATCTGTTTTCGCGGGAACTCCCGGGACGGCAAACTGGCCACGCACGACAGCGAGACGCGACGATTGACGATCACTAACCCGCCGACGGCGACGAGCACGCTGGCGACGAGGTGGCCCGCGAGTGCCCCCGTGACGCCGAACCCGAGCGCGACGAGTGGAATCGCGACGAAGACGAACCCGACCTTATCGAGGATCTTCAGCGGTTCCGAGTATCG is part of the Natronorubrum sediminis genome and encodes:
- a CDS encoding flippase, which produces MNRSIASGVFSVVSSKVVVLILTAVSTPLLYRYLGAAGFGDYAFLMSVFAIYMIFVSSGITDGVRKFLAEDRREANWSEHVVGFYFRLAVILAVLGAGVMMWAASSGVVDAAFGSDLAPYFYVLAVLVVTAQFRDYARKTLMGFGLERYSEPLKILDKVGFVFVAIPLVALGFGVTGALAGHLVASVLVAVGGLVIVNRRVSLSCVASLPSREFPRKQMLTFNTMSIALVFLLMSLYHIDIVMLQQFTSSDDVGNYRAALTLAEFLWFVPLAIQTVFVHSTSELWSQNRRQKISELAARTTRYTFLLTAVMAVGLAALADVAVPIYFGDEAIPAIAPLLLLLPGSLGFALARPVLAISQGNGTLRYPVAATGGAALINVVLNVALIPTYGMVGAAVATSIGYGTMFAFHCWSARVVGFDPLEDARLVRATITTVLAGIPIVALATTISNPWLALAVVPPLGFVLFVAFALLVGALDLSEPFEILAHAPGTVGATAESIQERIEARIGTRPPSEGLQWLLFLTGLSLLLSGVILGLLGAELEFMSS